In Candidatus Zixiibacteriota bacterium, one genomic interval encodes:
- a CDS encoding SDR family oxidoreductase, which produces MDLNLNDRRVLVTGASTGLGAAAAQQLALEGATVYINGRDQARLDKAAETIAEATTVKPHTLIGDMSKPDDVERVVAGVGDVDILVCNTGGPPPGQFLDMSAKQWNEAHDLLLGSATHLTRAALPSMIKNEWGRVIYITSVAVLQPIDNLILSNSYRSAVTGLCKTLSNNYAGHGVTFNTVCPGYTATERLSSLADSIAAEQNLSRHDVFQQFADNAPSGRLGQPDELAALITFLASDRAAYITGASIPVDGGLHRGLL; this is translated from the coding sequence ATGGATCTCAACCTGAACGACAGACGTGTGCTCGTCACCGGCGCTTCAACCGGTCTCGGCGCAGCGGCGGCACAGCAGCTTGCCCTGGAGGGAGCCACAGTCTATATCAACGGGCGCGATCAGGCCCGACTTGACAAGGCAGCGGAGACAATTGCCGAGGCCACTACGGTTAAACCGCATACCTTGATCGGGGACATGTCAAAGCCCGACGATGTCGAACGTGTTGTCGCTGGTGTCGGCGATGTTGACATACTGGTGTGCAACACCGGCGGACCTCCTCCGGGTCAGTTTCTTGACATGTCGGCTAAGCAGTGGAATGAAGCCCACGATTTGCTGCTTGGTTCTGCCACCCACCTTACCCGCGCCGCCTTGCCGTCGATGATCAAGAATGAGTGGGGCCGCGTGATTTATATCACCTCGGTTGCCGTTTTGCAGCCTATCGACAATTTGATACTGTCGAACAGTTACCGGTCCGCAGTGACCGGTTTGTGCAAGACTCTCTCCAACAACTATGCCGGGCACGGTGTAACCTTTAACACCGTTTGCCCCGGCTACACAGCAACTGAACGGCTGAGTAGCCTGGCCGATTCTATCGCCGCCGAACAGAATTTGTCCAGGCATGACGTCTTTCAGCAGTTTGCCGACAATGCACCCAGCGGTCGCCTGGGCCAACCCGACGAATTGGCGGCTCTGATCACCTTTCTGGCCAGCGATAGAGCCGCCTACATAACGGGCGCCAGTATCCCCGTCGATGGCGGTTTGCATCGCGGCTTGTTATAG
- a CDS encoding DMT family transporter produces the protein MLISKAGDRINGASRPSTVRLIAAIGILQAVASFAYPIAKYGLAIIEPFTFAFYRFVLSSSLLLLLTRLKKHDRPIDKRDYKHVFLLGVLIIPLNQTLFLLGQSMTAAGHGAFIFATTPMFIFILAMIHLRERYTHRRLIGVIAALAGVATIMLSGDIEVRRQYLVGDLIILVSVVAWAYYTIIGKRLVRRYGALRITAYALASGSALYFPFGLYHALRFDYSVATLEAWAAVVYMAVGLSLVVYVLWYWVLKYMEASRIAIFHNVQPVLATLIAALWLGEQLTGTFLVGGLIVLTGVLIAESKQTG, from the coding sequence TTGTTAATTTCGAAAGCGGGTGATCGGATCAACGGCGCTTCAAGACCTTCCACAGTTCGTCTTATTGCTGCTATTGGCATCTTGCAGGCTGTGGCATCGTTCGCCTATCCCATTGCCAAATACGGCCTGGCCATTATTGAGCCGTTCACCTTTGCCTTCTACCGATTCGTGCTGTCATCTTCCTTGTTGCTCTTACTGACGCGCCTGAAGAAGCACGACAGGCCGATTGACAAACGAGACTACAAGCATGTCTTCCTGTTGGGTGTTCTCATAATACCGCTCAACCAGACTCTCTTTCTGCTGGGGCAATCGATGACCGCCGCCGGACATGGCGCTTTCATTTTTGCCACCACACCGATGTTTATCTTCATACTGGCCATGATCCACCTGCGTGAACGCTACACCCACCGTCGACTGATCGGTGTGATTGCCGCTTTGGCCGGCGTTGCCACAATCATGCTGTCGGGCGATATCGAGGTAAGGCGACAGTATTTGGTTGGTGATCTGATCATTTTGGTGTCGGTGGTGGCTTGGGCATACTACACGATTATCGGCAAGCGGTTGGTGCGCAGATACGGCGCGCTACGTATAACGGCATACGCCCTTGCTTCCGGGTCGGCGCTCTACTTTCCATTTGGTCTCTATCATGCCCTTCGCTTCGACTATAGTGTCGCTACGCTCGAAGCATGGGCCGCCGTTGTCTACATGGCCGTGGGCTTGTCGTTGGTGGTCTATGTGCTATGGTACTGGGTGCTGAAATACATGGAGGCGTCGCGCATAGCCATCTTCCATAATGTGCAGCCGGTACTGGCCACCCTTATTGCGGCCCTCTGGCTGGGTGAACAGTTGACCGGAACATTCCTGGTGGGTGGACTGATCGTTCTGACAGGTGTTCTCATCGCCGAAAGCAAACAGACGGGCTGA